A section of the Anaerolineales bacterium genome encodes:
- a CDS encoding DNA recombination/repair protein RecA produces MPTDRDKALEAAFAQIRKQYGEGAVMRLGEARHLAVEVIPTGSLALDLALGVGGIPRGRVT; encoded by the coding sequence ATGCCGACCGATCGTGATAAGGCCCTCGAAGCCGCTTTCGCCCAGATCCGCAAGCAGTACGGGGAGGGGGCGGTGATGCGGCTGGGGGAGGCGCGGCATCTGGCGGTGGAGGTGATTCCGACGGGGTCGTTGGCGCTGGACCTGGCGCTGGGGGTCGGGGGGATACCGCGGGGGCGGGTGACGGA